A genomic stretch from Candidatus Flexicrinis proximus includes:
- a CDS encoding glutamine synthetase has translation MITLEQLADLVSRGEIETVVLGFTDHYGRMMGKRFDAEFFVANAEDGTHGCDYLLTVDMEMNPTPGYKYANWELGFGDFHTVPDMSTLRIASWLDKTAMVICDVVDDKAHDFVSVAPRSILRKQIERTAAMGYESMCASELEFFVFEDSYRGAMEKKYDHLTPMGWYIEDYHILQATREEKYVAQARRHLKQSGIPVENSKGEWGHGQHELNVRYAESLVMADRHAVFKQCLKEIADRLGFSVTFMAKPFHTQAGSSGHLHFSLWADGENVFVGDKSLGKVKGSDLFRWFLGGWMAHVPEMMVFYAPTINSYKRYVDLSWAPTRIAWSYDNRTAGFRIVGSGKALRIENRIPGADCNPYLAYAASLASGIDGILNKIEPPAMFDGDIYAAQSLPRVPRTLEHAVDIFASSDFAKQTFGANVVEHYSHFYRKEVEAFNISVTDWERARYFERI, from the coding sequence ATGATCACTTTGGAGCAGCTGGCGGATTTGGTCAGCCGCGGCGAGATCGAGACGGTAGTGCTCGGATTCACTGACCATTACGGGCGCATGATGGGCAAGCGCTTCGATGCCGAGTTCTTCGTGGCAAATGCAGAGGATGGTACGCACGGCTGCGATTATCTGCTGACGGTAGATATGGAGATGAACCCTACCCCGGGTTATAAGTACGCCAACTGGGAGCTCGGTTTCGGCGATTTTCATACCGTCCCAGATATGTCCACGCTGCGCATTGCCAGCTGGCTCGACAAAACGGCCATGGTGATCTGCGATGTCGTCGATGATAAGGCACACGATTTTGTATCGGTCGCGCCGCGCTCGATCCTGCGCAAGCAGATCGAGCGGACTGCCGCCATGGGATATGAGTCGATGTGCGCCTCTGAGCTTGAGTTCTTTGTGTTCGAGGACAGCTACCGCGGCGCGATGGAGAAGAAGTATGACCATCTGACGCCCATGGGCTGGTATATCGAAGACTATCACATCCTTCAGGCGACACGCGAAGAGAAGTACGTGGCCCAGGCCCGCCGCCACCTCAAACAGTCAGGCATCCCGGTCGAAAACTCGAAAGGCGAATGGGGACACGGTCAGCATGAACTTAACGTACGCTATGCCGAGAGCCTGGTCATGGCGGACCGGCACGCTGTCTTCAAACAGTGCCTGAAGGAGATCGCGGACCGGCTGGGCTTCAGCGTAACGTTCATGGCCAAACCGTTCCATACCCAGGCCGGGTCAAGCGGACATCTGCATTTCAGCCTGTGGGCAGATGGCGAGAACGTATTCGTCGGCGATAAATCACTCGGCAAGGTGAAGGGATCCGACCTGTTCCGCTGGTTTCTGGGGGGATGGATGGCGCATGTGCCGGAAATGATGGTGTTCTATGCGCCGACCATCAACAGTTATAAGCGCTATGTCGATCTGTCATGGGCGCCGACCCGCATCGCATGGAGCTACGACAACCGCACGGCGGGTTTCCGGATTGTCGGCAGCGGCAAGGCACTGCGGATTGAGAACCGTATCCCGGGCGCGGACTGCAACCCGTATCTGGCTTACGCGGCCTCGCTGGCGTCGGGTATCGACGGCATACTGAACAAGATTGAGCCACCGGCGATGTTTGACGGCGATATCTATGCGGCACAGAGCCTGCCGCGCGTACCGCGGACGCTCGAACACGCTGTCGATATTTTCGCGTCCAGCGATTTTGCCAAGCAAACCTTCGGCGCAAACGTCGTCGAGCATTACTCTCACTTCTACCGGAAAGAAGTCGAGGCGTTTAATATTTCCGTAACCGACTGGGAGCGCGCGCGCTACTTCGAGCGCATCTGA
- a CDS encoding helix-turn-helix transcriptional regulator, producing the protein MTRRHAVPLHADIDRIRLAHTLIDQRFDTRISLDELARVSGFSIYHFIRVFCHVYKQTPHQYLVQRRVEKAKLLLRTTGRSITDICFEVGFQSLGSFSALFRKATGLSPSSYREHAAPMPTLPYIPLCYRARYDIRDPEEI; encoded by the coding sequence ATGACACGTCGACACGCCGTCCCGCTCCACGCTGACATTGATCGTATCCGGCTTGCCCATACGCTGATTGATCAGCGCTTTGATACCCGTATCAGCCTTGATGAGCTGGCACGCGTGTCCGGATTCTCCATCTATCACTTTATCCGCGTGTTTTGTCATGTCTATAAGCAGACGCCCCACCAGTATCTTGTTCAGCGCCGCGTCGAAAAGGCGAAGCTGCTGCTCCGCACCACCGGCAGGTCCATCACCGATATCTGCTTCGAAGTGGGCTTTCAAAGCCTCGGCTCATTCAGCGCGCTGTTCCGTAAAGCTACCGGGCTGTCTCCCTCGTCGTATCGCGAACACGCAGCTCCCATGCCCACCCTTCCCTATATCCCATTGTGCTACCGCGCCCGCTATGACATCCGCGATCCTGAAGAGATTTGA
- a CDS encoding VOC family protein produces the protein MLKAVTKIGLLVANQNDALAFYTEKLGFIIRADITKGDFRWLTVSLQNQPQLEFVLMEIKPDGRLSQEDASDLTRLLREGKIDMRPVIETDDIQKAYEEFSAKGVEFLSPPTARGWGASDALFKDNSGNLWLLFQSDGQG, from the coding sequence ATGTTGAAAGCTGTGACCAAAATCGGACTGCTCGTCGCCAATCAGAATGATGCCCTCGCCTTCTACACTGAAAAGCTGGGCTTTATCATCCGCGCCGACATTACCAAAGGTGACTTTCGCTGGCTGACCGTCAGCCTCCAGAATCAGCCGCAGCTTGAGTTCGTGCTGATGGAAATCAAGCCGGATGGCCGCCTGTCCCAGGAGGATGCCAGCGACTTGACCCGCCTGCTGCGCGAGGGCAAGATCGACATGCGCCCGGTGATCGAAACCGACGACATCCAGAAAGCCTATGAGGAGTTCTCGGCAAAAGGCGTCGAGTTTCTATCGCCTCCCACTGCACGCGGATGGGGAGCCAGCGATGCGCTGTTCAAAGACAACAGCGGCAATCTGTGGTTGTTGTTTCAATCGGACGGCCAGGGGTAA
- a CDS encoding methylcrotonoyl-CoA carboxylase, translating to MDVLETVIRPADPRFQANAAHNRALAEQLRARLMQVREGGGPRYQQRHREQGKLFVRDRIDKLIDPGSPFLEIAPLAAWNLYTPEETPAAGIITGIGRISGVECLIVANDATVKGGSYYPMTVKKHLRAQQVALENNLPCIYLVDSGGAFLPMQDEVFPDADDFGRIFYNQARMSAAKIPQIACVMGSCTAGGAYVPAMSDETVIVKGTGTIFLAGPPLVKAATGEEVTAEELGGADVHTRVSGVADHFAEDDEHALEIVRSIVASLNRTKRIDMDVRPPDLPVYDPSELYGVLPATFRESYDVREVIARIVDGSRFREFKQRYGTTLVTGFAHIEGYPVGIVANNGVLFSESALKGAHFVELCASRRIPLLFLQNITGFMVGKAYESGGIARDGAKMVHAVANADVPKFTVIIGGSFGAGNYGMCGRAYGPRLLWMWPNARISVMGGEQAANVLLTIKRDQLARSSQPDMTPEEQAAFKQPILDDYEFKGDPYYSSARLWDDGILDPVHTRRVLGLALSAALNAADKETRFGVFRM from the coding sequence ATGGACGTACTGGAAACAGTAATTCGCCCCGCCGACCCCCGCTTTCAGGCGAATGCTGCGCATAACAGGGCGCTTGCCGAACAACTCCGCGCGCGTCTCATGCAGGTTCGTGAAGGCGGCGGCCCCCGCTACCAGCAACGTCACCGTGAACAGGGAAAACTATTTGTGCGGGACCGTATCGACAAACTGATCGATCCCGGCTCGCCGTTTCTGGAAATCGCTCCGCTGGCCGCCTGGAACCTCTACACGCCGGAAGAAACGCCGGCTGCCGGCATCATCACCGGCATTGGCCGGATCAGCGGAGTTGAGTGCCTGATCGTTGCCAACGACGCGACGGTCAAAGGCGGTTCCTACTATCCAATGACGGTCAAGAAGCATCTGCGCGCTCAGCAGGTTGCGCTTGAGAACAACCTGCCGTGTATATATCTGGTGGACAGCGGCGGCGCCTTCCTGCCGATGCAGGATGAAGTGTTCCCGGATGCGGATGACTTTGGCCGAATATTCTACAATCAGGCCCGGATGAGCGCGGCGAAGATCCCGCAGATCGCCTGCGTGATGGGGAGTTGTACGGCAGGCGGCGCATATGTCCCGGCGATGAGCGACGAGACCGTCATTGTCAAAGGCACAGGCACAATCTTCCTGGCCGGGCCGCCGCTGGTGAAGGCCGCAACCGGCGAAGAGGTAACGGCTGAAGAACTGGGCGGCGCAGACGTTCACACCCGGGTGTCCGGTGTGGCCGATCACTTCGCCGAGGACGACGAACACGCGCTTGAGATCGTGCGCAGTATTGTCGCCAGCCTGAACCGCACCAAACGCATCGATATGGACGTGCGCCCGCCTGACCTTCCGGTCTATGATCCTTCGGAACTGTACGGCGTCCTGCCCGCCACTTTTCGCGAGAGCTACGACGTACGCGAAGTTATCGCGCGGATTGTGGACGGCAGCCGCTTTCGCGAGTTCAAGCAGCGCTACGGCACAACCCTGGTCACCGGTTTCGCCCACATCGAAGGGTATCCGGTCGGTATTGTCGCCAATAACGGAGTCTTGTTCAGCGAATCTGCGCTCAAAGGCGCTCATTTTGTGGAGCTATGCGCTTCGCGCCGCATACCGCTATTATTCCTTCAGAACATCACCGGCTTCATGGTGGGCAAGGCTTATGAATCCGGCGGCATCGCCCGTGACGGCGCCAAAATGGTTCACGCTGTTGCCAACGCCGACGTGCCGAAATTTACAGTCATCATCGGCGGGAGCTTTGGCGCGGGAAATTATGGCATGTGCGGCCGGGCCTACGGGCCGCGCCTGCTGTGGATGTGGCCGAATGCCCGCATCTCGGTCATGGGGGGAGAACAGGCGGCGAATGTGCTGCTGACCATCAAGCGCGATCAGCTCGCGCGCAGCAGCCAGCCGGATATGACACCGGAAGAACAGGCGGCCTTCAAGCAGCCGATTCTGGACGATTACGAGTTCAAGGGAGATCCCTATTATTCGAGCGCTCGTCTGTGGGATGATGGCATATTGGATCCTGTGCACACGCGCCGGGTATTGGGACTCGCGCTTTCTGCCGCGCTCAATGCCGCTGATAAAGAGACACGCTTCGGCGTATTTAGGATGTAG
- a CDS encoding CHASE domain-containing protein: MTRFRNVPHLVQYLIVGAIGVVISLLLLTSVRNQSRLQAYNRLDRRAEQLAVAVQEGINAKLQVLQAFQAFYAVDGVVDRDEFKKFAVVTLTYHPDIQALQWIPYTPAADREALEARGKLEYGADFGITERNSDGETIPALERDVYFPIFYTEPLEGNKAVLGLDAAFEPTRRTVVELAWYSGIASASAPIRLVQETGDQRAVLLYQPIYSDTPPPTTPEQRATALLGFVPVVLRTGDFMTSTLSSYDTSDFAITLVDIGSESEVLYRSSELPASEHSAFATTKSIKLANRQWEIHFVSSDAQLNAEMQFDGVSALLIVLGLTAGLVAYLAQRNRAERMLRGYATSLEESNRELDAYNHTIAHDLKSPLAIISGYAYLLTDEKLTPDGQRMLNMIPKVVDNMVEMIDGLLQLAKLRDAIAAVQLVDMNAALTRAMERFDDAQEQITVEGELPPAMGHAPWMTEVFANLINNALKYTAEGRLANIRIRGVRQDKKVRYEVSDNGIGIKPEDQQRIFEMFTRLSDPDMNTKKGLGIGLSIVQRIMQRSGGEVGVSSEHGKGSTFWFTLNSPPESPKP; encoded by the coding sequence GTGACGCGATTCAGGAACGTCCCCCATCTGGTCCAATACCTGATCGTCGGCGCGATTGGCGTCGTGATTTCGCTGTTGCTGCTGACCTCCGTTCGCAACCAGTCGCGTCTTCAGGCCTATAACCGGCTCGATCGCCGCGCGGAACAGTTGGCGGTCGCGGTGCAGGAAGGCATTAACGCCAAGCTGCAGGTCCTCCAGGCCTTTCAGGCCTTCTACGCCGTCGATGGCGTTGTTGACCGTGACGAATTCAAGAAGTTCGCCGTAGTCACCCTGACTTACCATCCCGACATTCAGGCGCTTCAGTGGATACCCTATACCCCGGCGGCAGACCGGGAAGCCCTGGAAGCACGCGGCAAGCTTGAATACGGCGCTGATTTTGGGATCACCGAACGCAACAGCGATGGAGAGACCATTCCCGCCCTGGAGCGTGACGTGTACTTTCCGATCTTCTACACCGAGCCGCTGGAAGGGAATAAGGCTGTCCTGGGACTGGACGCCGCCTTTGAGCCGACCCGCCGCACAGTCGTCGAGCTTGCCTGGTACAGCGGAATCGCCTCGGCCAGCGCTCCGATCAGACTGGTACAGGAGACGGGTGATCAGCGCGCGGTCTTGCTCTATCAGCCGATCTATAGCGACACACCTCCCCCGACCACCCCTGAGCAGCGCGCAACCGCGCTCCTGGGGTTTGTGCCGGTCGTGCTCCGTACCGGCGACTTCATGACTTCGACGCTCTCCAGCTACGATACGTCTGATTTTGCGATCACGCTCGTCGATATCGGCTCCGAGTCGGAAGTGTTGTACCGATCCAGCGAGCTTCCCGCCTCAGAACACAGCGCCTTCGCGACGACCAAGTCCATCAAACTCGCAAACCGGCAGTGGGAAATCCATTTTGTCAGTTCCGACGCTCAGCTGAATGCCGAGATGCAGTTCGACGGGGTTTCCGCCTTATTGATCGTGCTGGGCCTGACGGCCGGGCTGGTCGCCTATCTGGCGCAGAGGAACCGGGCCGAGCGCATGCTGCGCGGATACGCGACCTCGCTAGAGGAGTCGAACCGCGAACTTGATGCCTACAACCATACGATCGCCCATGACCTGAAATCTCCGCTGGCGATCATCAGCGGCTACGCTTACCTCCTGACTGACGAGAAGCTAACGCCTGACGGTCAGCGCATGCTGAACATGATCCCTAAGGTCGTCGACAACATGGTTGAAATGATCGACGGGCTTCTGCAGTTGGCCAAACTGCGCGATGCCATCGCGGCCGTGCAGCTGGTCGATATGAACGCCGCACTGACACGCGCAATGGAACGCTTCGACGACGCGCAGGAGCAGATTACGGTCGAAGGCGAGCTTCCGCCGGCGATGGGTCATGCACCGTGGATGACCGAAGTCTTCGCCAATCTGATCAATAACGCGCTCAAATATACGGCTGAGGGCCGCCTGGCGAATATCCGTATTCGCGGGGTCAGACAGGATAAGAAAGTGCGCTATGAAGTCAGCGACAACGGTATCGGCATCAAGCCGGAGGACCAGCAGCGCATCTTTGAGATGTTCACACGTCTGAGCGATCCGGATATGAATACGAAGAAGGGTCTGGGCATCGGCCTCTCTATCGTCCAGCGTATCATGCAGCGCTCCGGTGGCGAAGTCGGCGTGAGCAGCGAACACGGCAAAGGCAGCACCTTCTGGTTTACGCTGAATTCGCCCCCGGAAAGCCCGAAACCCTAG
- a CDS encoding amino acid decarboxylase: protein MVDDMLGYLQTLRDRPVWQPIPPEVKSTLKSGIPHDPQGAQAVYDEFLTSVLPYPIGNIHPRFWGWVVGTGTATGALSEFLASVLNSNIGGAEQIGSYVEMQVIDWCKEMIGYPAEGSGILVSGASMANLVGLTVARNVKAGFDIRQQGLHAAPRRMLFYASAEVHSCIPRAVEILGLGRDSLRLIPVDANFEMDIAALEAAIAADRSAGHQPACIVGTAGTVNTGAFDNLTAIADICAREKLWFHVDGAFGALAAVSPNLRHLTAGMERADSLAFDVHKWMFVNYEAGVAIIRSKDLHHKTFNTMPDYLTHGERGAASGELWFGEYGIQLSRGFRALKVWMSLKEHGIDKYARIIEQNVEQAHYLAARVDESPELERLAPVPLNIVCFRYRVADMTEDQLDALNDELVIRLQEGGVALASSTRIHGHLCMRPSATNHRSVRADFDVLVDESIRLGRQIHAEMAG, encoded by the coding sequence ATGGTCGATGACATGCTCGGCTACCTGCAAACTCTGCGCGACCGGCCAGTCTGGCAGCCTATCCCGCCGGAAGTGAAATCCACCCTGAAAAGCGGTATCCCGCACGACCCGCAAGGCGCTCAGGCGGTGTATGACGAATTCCTGACGAGTGTTCTCCCGTATCCGATCGGCAACATCCATCCGCGCTTCTGGGGGTGGGTCGTCGGCACCGGTACAGCCACCGGTGCATTGTCCGAATTCCTGGCGTCGGTGCTTAACTCCAATATTGGCGGCGCGGAGCAGATCGGCTCGTATGTCGAGATGCAGGTGATCGACTGGTGTAAAGAAATGATCGGCTATCCAGCCGAGGGCAGCGGCATTCTTGTCAGCGGCGCGTCGATGGCCAACCTCGTCGGCCTGACGGTCGCGCGGAACGTCAAAGCGGGATTCGACATTCGCCAGCAAGGGTTACACGCTGCGCCACGCCGCATGTTGTTCTATGCCAGCGCCGAAGTCCACAGCTGCATCCCGCGCGCGGTCGAAATCCTGGGTTTGGGCCGCGACTCGCTGCGCTTGATCCCGGTCGACGCGAATTTCGAGATGGATATTGCCGCGCTGGAAGCCGCAATCGCCGCTGACCGCAGTGCCGGGCATCAGCCGGCCTGCATCGTCGGCACCGCCGGTACGGTCAACACCGGAGCATTCGATAATCTCACAGCGATCGCCGATATCTGCGCGCGTGAAAAGTTGTGGTTTCATGTCGACGGCGCTTTTGGCGCGCTGGCGGCCGTCTCTCCGAACCTGCGCCACCTCACGGCGGGGATGGAGCGCGCCGATTCGCTGGCCTTCGATGTTCATAAGTGGATGTTCGTTAACTACGAAGCCGGCGTTGCGATCATCCGCAGCAAGGACCTGCATCATAAAACCTTTAACACGATGCCGGACTACCTGACCCACGGCGAACGGGGCGCGGCATCGGGTGAACTGTGGTTCGGCGAATACGGTATTCAGCTCTCGCGCGGGTTCCGCGCGCTCAAAGTATGGATGTCGCTCAAGGAACACGGCATCGACAAGTATGCGCGCATCATCGAACAGAACGTCGAACAGGCCCACTATCTGGCGGCGCGAGTCGACGAATCGCCTGAACTCGAACGGCTGGCGCCGGTGCCACTGAATATCGTCTGCTTCCGCTATCGCGTGGCAGACATGACCGAAGATCAGCTCGACGCGCTGAACGACGAACTGGTGATCAGGCTTCAGGAGGGTGGGGTGGCCCTGGCGAGTTCGACTCGTATTCACGGCCATCTTTGTATGCGGCCTTCCGCAACCAATCACCGCAGCGTCCGGGCCGACTTTGATGTGCTGGTCGATGAATCTATTCGCCTCGGCCGCCAAATCCACGCCGAGATGGCCGGCTAA
- a CDS encoding thioredoxin, translated as MPAYTVDAANFDDVVLNAALPVLVDFWGDDCVKCAALAPVMDTLADEWEGRVKVAKMWLHPEMPLVSAYRIMGIPTLILFRSGEAVARSSTALTHSAVVSAFAPHLT; from the coding sequence ATGCCTGCATATACCGTTGACGCTGCGAATTTTGACGACGTGGTCCTGAATGCCGCCCTGCCGGTCCTGGTGGATTTTTGGGGAGATGACTGCGTAAAGTGCGCGGCGCTCGCGCCAGTGATGGACACGCTTGCCGATGAGTGGGAAGGCCGCGTCAAAGTGGCCAAAATGTGGCTGCATCCGGAGATGCCGCTGGTGTCGGCGTACCGGATCATGGGTATTCCGACACTGATTCTGTTTCGTAGCGGCGAAGCGGTCGCGCGCTCATCGACGGCACTGACCCACAGCGCGGTCGTTTCAGCCTTCGCGCCGCATCTGACCTAA
- a CDS encoding aminotransferase class IV, with product MPAYIRVLHADGTLHPASYSAQNLTDAAQYEPDDGVYTVTNTFNTTQVLKMSAHLDRLEDSAKRAGIALRYDRAILRDALRRCILDFGVGDVRWRATVGKQHPDRIILTLEPFMPIAPELVENGVRVITAPNAARVNATAKTTGWMHQRGTLNPPEGIYDTILLDADGHMLEGLAANFYVIRDAALYTAPTSVVLPGISRQIVLEVAPLFLPVVEVAPHIDDLPVLAEAFITSASRGIVPVVEIDGKRIGAGRPGPFTRQLRTAYQAWVATHLEEL from the coding sequence ATGCCTGCCTATATTCGCGTGCTGCACGCCGATGGCACGCTCCATCCGGCGAGTTATTCGGCACAGAACCTAACCGATGCCGCACAGTATGAACCGGATGACGGCGTCTATACAGTGACCAACACGTTCAACACGACTCAGGTCCTCAAGATGTCCGCGCACCTCGACCGGCTCGAAGATTCCGCAAAACGGGCGGGAATCGCGCTCAGATACGACCGGGCCATACTTCGCGATGCGCTGCGCCGCTGTATTCTCGATTTTGGCGTGGGCGACGTGCGCTGGCGCGCGACGGTCGGCAAGCAGCACCCCGATCGGATCATCCTCACGCTGGAGCCGTTTATGCCGATCGCGCCGGAACTGGTGGAGAACGGGGTAAGGGTAATCACCGCACCCAACGCCGCCCGGGTCAACGCGACCGCCAAGACCACCGGCTGGATGCATCAGCGCGGGACGCTCAATCCGCCGGAAGGGATTTACGACACGATTCTGCTCGACGCTGACGGCCACATGCTCGAAGGGCTGGCCGCCAATTTCTACGTGATCCGCGACGCGGCGCTTTATACCGCGCCGACCAGCGTGGTACTGCCAGGCATCAGCCGTCAGATCGTCCTCGAAGTCGCGCCGCTGTTCCTGCCCGTAGTCGAGGTCGCGCCGCATATAGACGACCTCCCCGTCCTGGCCGAGGCGTTTATCACGAGCGCCAGCCGCGGGATCGTGCCGGTGGTCGAAATCGACGGCAAACGCATCGGCGCCGGCAGGCCGGGGCCGTTCACGCGCCAGCTTCGCACGGCCTATCAGGCGTGGGTGGCCACCCATCTGGAGGAACTGTGA
- a CDS encoding glycoside hydrolase family 18 protein, giving the protein MDDNIQPPDQNNPPPAGGIPDDDEFLNSLFASSRQGMPQQPSSSERGGKARDRYQKRREKNPAPDIKAEIKAEKQSKTQKAAQPVETTPPQGTRRVRAVPTPQTQPVQRLRTSQVSIPGGYKLPDLNLKRFGIYAYIGVAVLIVIGVIIFLGLFKNDPAPTYPNAIWIGSEWTFESPEPAQIIEFAEKLRANRIGTVYAWVSFLKGDNEWSGVAASTHTFDEVEPNVISFVSQFRAAYPQANLYGWVSFPIDIDGTYRLSNPDVVTKIAEFSGRVIKDLGFDGVMLNAEPVWNANSADYIALLQAIRREIGDAPLAVAVFPDWSPAEANIPKPPQIAPGTEYSVEFKQSIALMVDEIMVMAYNSDLSTPPDYVEWVAYQTQAYAKAVAEVEGGASVRVGIPTYADTAAHDTTVENIPSAISGVIEGLEQAGDAARVIDGVAIYASWETDEDEWRLFDQFWVQR; this is encoded by the coding sequence GTGGACGATAATATCCAGCCGCCCGATCAGAATAATCCGCCGCCTGCCGGGGGAATTCCGGACGACGATGAATTTCTGAACAGCCTGTTTGCGTCGTCGCGCCAGGGCATGCCGCAGCAGCCCTCGTCAAGCGAACGCGGAGGCAAGGCACGCGACCGGTATCAAAAGCGCCGTGAAAAGAACCCTGCGCCAGACATCAAAGCTGAGATCAAGGCTGAGAAGCAGTCGAAAACCCAGAAGGCCGCGCAGCCGGTTGAAACAACGCCTCCCCAGGGAACCCGTCGGGTCCGCGCCGTCCCTACCCCACAGACCCAGCCGGTTCAGCGCCTGCGGACGAGCCAGGTGAGCATCCCGGGCGGCTACAAACTGCCCGACCTCAATCTGAAGCGCTTCGGCATCTACGCCTATATCGGCGTGGCCGTCCTGATCGTGATCGGGGTGATCATCTTCCTCGGCCTCTTCAAGAACGATCCCGCGCCGACCTACCCGAACGCCATCTGGATCGGCAGCGAATGGACCTTCGAATCGCCGGAGCCGGCGCAGATCATCGAGTTCGCCGAGAAGCTGCGCGCCAACCGGATCGGCACCGTCTACGCCTGGGTCAGTTTCCTCAAAGGCGACAACGAGTGGAGCGGCGTCGCGGCCAGCACCCACACCTTCGATGAGGTCGAGCCGAACGTCATCAGCTTCGTAAGCCAGTTCCGGGCGGCCTACCCTCAGGCAAATCTGTATGGCTGGGTGAGCTTCCCAATCGATATTGACGGCACTTACCGGCTCTCCAACCCGGACGTCGTCACCAAGATCGCCGAGTTCAGCGGGAGAGTGATCAAAGACCTGGGCTTTGACGGCGTGATGCTGAACGCCGAGCCGGTCTGGAACGCCAACTCGGCGGACTATATCGCGCTGCTGCAGGCGATCCGGCGCGAAATCGGCGATGCGCCGCTGGCTGTAGCCGTCTTCCCGGACTGGTCGCCGGCCGAGGCGAATATCCCCAAGCCGCCGCAGATTGCCCCCGGCACCGAATACAGCGTCGAGTTCAAGCAGAGTATCGCCCTCATGGTCGACGAGATCATGGTCATGGCCTATAACTCTGACCTGAGTACTCCGCCTGATTATGTCGAATGGGTCGCCTACCAGACCCAGGCCTATGCGAAGGCTGTCGCCGAGGTGGAAGGCGGTGCCAGCGTGCGCGTCGGCATACCGACCTATGCGGATACCGCCGCCCACGATACGACTGTCGAGAACATCCCATCAGCGATCAGCGGCGTGATCGAAGGGCTGGAACAAGCCGGAGATGCCGCGCGCGTGATCGACGGCGTCGCGATTTACGCAAGCTGGGAAACCGACGAGGACGAGTGGCGATTGTTTGACCAGTTCTGGGTACAGAGGTAA
- a CDS encoding diacylglycerol kinase family protein: protein MTDNHTPGWFDQLVSTARINPEGYSYKVSTNRIVSLGYALSGWLYMLRWQRNTRIQAAASLASLVLALLLKISFVEMALLILTITIVWMAEFINAAVEAVVNLASPGFHPMAKVAKDVASAAVLLGVVASILIGLLIFGPPLIEILFG, encoded by the coding sequence ATGACTGATAACCACACACCGGGTTGGTTTGACCAGCTCGTCAGTACGGCACGGATCAATCCGGAAGGGTATAGTTATAAGGTCAGCACCAACCGGATCGTCAGTTTGGGCTATGCGCTTTCCGGCTGGCTGTATATGCTGCGCTGGCAGCGTAACACGCGCATTCAGGCGGCGGCCAGCCTCGCGAGCCTGGTTCTGGCGCTGCTGTTGAAGATCAGCTTCGTCGAGATGGCGCTCTTGATCCTGACCATCACGATCGTGTGGATGGCTGAGTTTATCAATGCGGCGGTCGAAGCCGTGGTGAACCTCGCCTCGCCTGGATTTCATCCGATGGCTAAAGTGGCAAAAGATGTTGCCTCGGCCGCGGTACTTCTGGGCGTGGTCGCCTCGATCCTGATTGGACTGCTGATCTTCGGCCCGCCGCTGATAGAGATCTTGTTTGGATGA
- the ybeY gene encoding rRNA maturation RNase YbeY, whose product MTAPVHGIDVENNAGFTVDAERLRHAARTVLAQQGIDPSAGVTIVMADDDTVRSLNLSFRRVNSVTDVLSFPAESLPEEIRAELGEPLYLGDLIIAYPYAEAQAVSLGHRVDENLALLVVHGVLHLLGYDHDTPDHRAEMWAAQETALVALGISPALVPGLEDVPHD is encoded by the coding sequence ATGACCGCGCCCGTGCATGGGATTGATGTCGAGAATAACGCCGGCTTCACGGTCGATGCGGAACGCCTGAGGCACGCTGCCCGGACGGTGCTTGCACAACAGGGGATCGACCCTTCCGCCGGGGTGACGATCGTGATGGCAGACGACGATACCGTGCGGAGCCTGAACCTGTCGTTTCGCAGGGTAAACAGCGTGACGGACGTTCTCTCGTTTCCCGCAGAGTCGCTGCCTGAAGAAATACGGGCAGAACTAGGTGAACCCTTGTACCTGGGCGACCTGATCATCGCCTATCCGTATGCCGAGGCGCAGGCCGTATCTCTCGGCCACCGGGTTGACGAGAATCTGGCGCTGCTGGTCGTCCACGGCGTGCTGCATTTGCTGGGATACGATCATGACACACCCGATCACCGTGCCGAAATGTGGGCAGCGCAAGAGACAGCGCTGGTCGCATTGGGCATCTCACCGGCGCTGGTACCGGGGCTGGAGGATGTGCCGCATGACTGA